Proteins from a genomic interval of Streptomyces sp. NBC_01445:
- a CDS encoding ATP-binding protein — protein MNDDEPTFTIRLSATPRGARLARRLTVQQLIDWTCPFETAERLVAELANNAITHGRVPGRDFRLTLKLTPRNTLRIEVTDTRGDSTPLPLPHHPPLDAESGRGLVLIEALADHWGTTLGPMPTKSVWAELDVSK, from the coding sequence ATGAACGACGACGAACCCACCTTCACGATCCGCCTGTCGGCTACGCCCAGAGGCGCACGCCTCGCCCGCCGACTGACAGTCCAGCAACTCATTGACTGGACCTGCCCGTTCGAGACGGCGGAGCGACTGGTGGCCGAACTGGCCAACAACGCGATCACCCACGGCCGCGTACCAGGCCGGGACTTCCGCCTGACGCTCAAACTCACACCGAGGAACACGCTACGTATCGAGGTGACAGACACACGGGGTGACTCCACGCCACTGCCACTCCCCCACCACCCGCCCCTGGACGCCGAGTCAGGCCGAGGGCTGGTCCTCATCGAGGCCCTGGCAGACCACTGGGGCACAACCCTCGGCCCGATGCCCACCAAATCGGTCTGGGCAGAATTAGACGTATCGAAGTGA
- a CDS encoding IS256 family transposase — translation MTAPDSLPLHALAEDNLAAASPDLLRAMVKTFADALMSAEADTLCNAEYGQVSDERVNHRNGYRPREWDTRAGTVELAVPKLRQGSYFPHWLLERRRRAEQALISVVATAYLLGVSTRRVEKLAESLGVTQLSKSQVSSMAKHLDEQVAAFRNRPLDAGPYAFIWVDALTQKVREGGRIINVHALIAVGVNADGHREILGIDVATAEDGAGWLAFLRSLTARGLSGVQLVVSDAHTGLVAAIGAVLPGASWQRCRTHYARNLLSQVPKSAQPWVATLLRTVFEQPDSDAVQAQMRHVLDALEAKFPKAATHLDTAQHDLLAFTAFPREIWRQIWSNNPQERLNKEIRRRTDVVGIFPDRAAVIRLVGAVLAEQNDEWTEARRYMGLDLLAKTRLHPIESETDETVLPTELTA, via the coding sequence ATGACCGCACCAGACAGTCTGCCCCTGCACGCCCTCGCGGAAGACAACCTCGCCGCGGCGAGTCCCGATCTGCTGCGCGCGATGGTCAAAACGTTCGCCGACGCACTCATGTCCGCCGAGGCTGACACCCTCTGCAACGCCGAATACGGGCAGGTCAGCGACGAACGCGTCAACCACCGCAACGGCTACCGCCCACGCGAGTGGGACACCCGCGCCGGGACTGTCGAACTAGCCGTCCCCAAGCTGCGTCAGGGCAGTTACTTTCCGCACTGGCTTCTCGAACGGCGCCGACGGGCCGAACAGGCCCTCATCTCGGTCGTCGCCACCGCCTACCTGCTGGGCGTCTCCACCCGCAGGGTCGAGAAGCTCGCCGAGTCGCTGGGCGTCACCCAGCTGTCGAAGTCCCAGGTCAGTTCGATGGCCAAGCACCTGGACGAACAGGTCGCCGCGTTCCGCAACCGACCACTCGACGCCGGGCCGTATGCGTTCATCTGGGTCGACGCGCTGACCCAGAAGGTCCGCGAGGGCGGCCGCATCATCAACGTCCACGCGCTGATCGCGGTCGGCGTCAACGCGGACGGACACCGCGAGATCCTCGGTATCGACGTCGCCACGGCCGAGGACGGCGCCGGCTGGCTCGCCTTCCTGCGCTCCCTGACCGCTCGCGGCCTGTCCGGCGTCCAGCTGGTCGTCTCCGACGCCCACACCGGCCTCGTCGCCGCGATCGGCGCGGTCCTGCCCGGAGCTTCGTGGCAACGATGCCGCACGCATTACGCCCGCAACCTGCTCAGCCAGGTTCCGAAATCGGCCCAGCCCTGGGTGGCCACCTTGCTGCGGACGGTGTTCGAGCAGCCCGACAGCGACGCCGTCCAGGCCCAGATGCGGCACGTTCTGGACGCGCTGGAGGCCAAGTTCCCCAAGGCAGCAACCCACTTGGACACCGCCCAGCACGATCTCCTGGCGTTCACCGCGTTCCCGCGTGAGATCTGGCGGCAGATCTGGTCGAACAATCCCCAGGAGCGGCTGAACAAGGAAATCCGGCGCCGCACCGACGTGGTCGGCATCTTCCCCGACCGCGCCGCCGTGATCCGCCTGGTCGGCGCGGTCCTGGCCGAGCAGAACGACGAATGGACCGAGGCCCGCCGCTACATGGGACTCGACCTCCTCGCCAAGACCCGCCTCCACCCGATCGAGTCAGAAACCGACGAGACCGTCTTGCCCACCGAACTCACCGCCTAG
- a CDS encoding DUF397 domain-containing protein: MICKSSVGDSSELVWFKSSYSDSGNSNECVEVATTPLSILVRDSKAPQKCRLAVSAAAWSAFVAAW, encoded by the coding sequence ATGATCTGCAAGTCCTCTGTCGGGGACAGCTCCGAACTGGTCTGGTTCAAGAGCAGCTACAGCGACAGCGGCAACAGCAACGAGTGTGTCGAGGTCGCCACCACTCCCTTGAGCATCCTCGTTCGCGATTCCAAGGCCCCCCAGAAGTGCCGCCTTGCCGTTTCCGCTGCGGCCTGGTCCGCCTTCGTCGCTGCGTGGTGA
- a CDS encoding helix-turn-helix domain-containing protein, with translation MSAERAGHAERREHTGESGWDVDPDDDAGVAVVEAVGRQLKLWRETAGMRPAEFAAAVGYGENLVYKIERGARIPRPEFLDRADQVLGAGGKISAMKRDVARSRYPKRVRELAKLEAQAVEIAAYGCHNLHGLLQTEEYARALFERRRPSYSQEEVERLVSARVDRHSIFDRVPAPSLSFVQEEVTLRRPIGGKMVLRRQLEHLLRLGQLRNVEIQVMPTDRDDHAGMGGEMEVMKFGDGSAVGRCEGEFGNRPLAEPKHLRVIELRCGIIRAQAFTPRETLAFIEQVLGET, from the coding sequence ATGAGCGCGGAGCGGGCGGGACACGCGGAACGTAGGGAACACACGGGCGAGTCGGGGTGGGACGTTGATCCCGATGACGACGCGGGGGTGGCCGTCGTAGAGGCTGTGGGGAGGCAGCTCAAGTTGTGGCGCGAGACTGCGGGGATGCGGCCCGCAGAGTTCGCGGCGGCGGTGGGGTACGGCGAGAATCTCGTCTACAAGATCGAGCGTGGGGCGAGGATCCCGCGGCCCGAGTTCCTTGACCGGGCCGACCAAGTCCTGGGCGCGGGCGGGAAGATCTCGGCGATGAAGCGAGATGTTGCCAGGTCCCGGTATCCGAAGCGGGTGCGGGAGCTCGCCAAGCTGGAGGCGCAAGCCGTCGAGATCGCGGCGTATGGCTGCCACAACCTGCATGGCTTGTTGCAGACCGAGGAATACGCGCGGGCACTGTTCGAGCGGCGGAGGCCCTCGTACTCGCAGGAAGAGGTCGAGCGGCTGGTGAGCGCGCGGGTGGACCGGCATTCGATCTTTGATAGAGTGCCTGCCCCTTCGCTCAGTTTCGTCCAGGAAGAGGTGACTCTGCGGCGGCCGATCGGGGGCAAGATGGTTCTGCGCCGTCAGCTCGAACACCTGTTGAGGCTGGGACAGTTGCGCAACGTCGAGATCCAGGTGATGCCGACGGACCGCGACGATCACGCTGGGATGGGTGGCGAGATGGAGGTGATGAAGTTCGGGGACGGTTCGGCTGTCGGGCGCTGCGAAGGAGAGTTCGGCAATCGTCCGCTCGCGGAGCCGAAGCATCTCCGGGTCATCGAACTCCGGTGTGGCATCATCCGGGCCCAGGCGTTCACCCCGCGGGAGACTCTGGCCTTCATCGAGCAAGTTCTGGGAGAGACATGA